Part of the Pempheris klunzingeri isolate RE-2024b unplaced genomic scaffold, fPemKlu1.hap1 Scaffold_324, whole genome shotgun sequence genome is shown below.
CAGTTTTGGTCTCCACTCTTCACCAACCCCggagaaaaatatctggctctttagctgctaacatgtccactgtgttcaccaggcTGGTGTCTAACTGTTCTGTGCTGTGTACATAGTGTACGGTGGGTTTATCAGATGCTGGAATCAAAGTTACTGAGAGCGGTCAGTGGACAGACAGTGTCAGTATCtatgtgtcctctgtcctcattatgtctctctgtctttgaccCCTTGTCTGGCAGACGGTGCCGTGGCCTCCTGATGCATCTGCCCAGCTACCATGCAGTGTTCTTGGAAATCCATGGTGCTGCTAGCGTTAGCTTCCATAGCCATCCAGTACACAGCCATCCGCACCTTTTCCACCAAGCCTTTAagcctgctgtgctctgtgggCCTGGCACCCACGGGCCACGCCGTTAACTGCAGCCTCAAAGACCTGACACGATTGGGCCAGGAGACGCTCCAAGGCTCAGACCAAGGCTGTGATGACGTCATCTCTCACACAATGCCCTCCCCCTCTTTGTCCCTCCCCTCCCATGATGCCAGCAAAAGAACCCACATCCTCATTTTGGCCACCACACGGAGCGGCTCCTCGTTTGTTGGTCAGCTTTTCAACCAGCATCCAGAGGTTAGAATGTAATGTGGATTTCAAAAACGCTGAACGTAATGATGCTTTTTTCAGTGACGTACTGATGACTTCAGTGTTTAGCAGGTAAACATCTGAGGATGGATTAAAGAACCACTGTATTGGCACTCCGCAAAATATATTGTGCTTCTTTAGCAAATGCAGTTCACTGGATGAACTCCTGGGCTAAAATTAAATATGGGGTCCACTGGACCCCCTGTTGGGACGCCattttgttaaaacaaaaatgtatttagaaaTATGCACTGAGGAGAATTGTACCTTTCTATCATTGTCCCTTTAGTGGGACAAATACAGCCACAGGTGGTTCAGCATGTAGCATATATGCATTAAACAACCtttaaaccacaaatgtcaacataTGTGTGAGCAGCATTCTCAGCAGACAGTGGATAGAAACAGGAGCAGGCACAGCTGGATTTGAAGTGTTGAGCTTGCAGACACAGAGCCCTCATGTTAGACCACTAGGCCTTCAGGACAACACAGAGTATAGAACTGATTTCTTTATTCGACAGCAGTGGCCACTGACCATTCTACATGCAATTCATTTGGACTTCTCGTTGACTTTAATGTGGTGCCAATCACCTGTAAAACTTTACAAATGACTGTGCTTGTCATTATGTCATAGTGAGTGTGGAAAAGGGTGAATTATTTTGAGGCATTTGATGCCTTTAGTTCCAAGTTGACTTGACAGTAGGGAAAGTGCAAGGAGTCTTGGGAGATGGAAGATGACATTGAACAAAGGTCCCTGGTTGGAGTCAGTCATGGTGAACCATGGTGATTCATAGTCAGCACCTTTGCTCCTAGACTACCAAGGCTTCTTCTGAACTGAGGCTGGATTATAATCACATGGAGGTTTATGAGGAGCTAATACTGTAAAAAGTTGAATTATTCACcaaaatttcaattttataGATACAACCCTGATGCTAAAGAGCCctgaattacaaaataaatattatctACAGAATCTAAACAAACAGTGAACCAACTCTGGTGTCCTTTGAACAGCCTTATCTTGGAGCTGatatagaaaatgtgaaaaatatagAGTGGCAGACTGAACAGCTGACCAATGGTCGCAGTGAAGCAAGGTTTCTTCACAAATTTCAGGATATGTTACAAAAAAGATTGCAGTCTTTAGGGCCTTCTGGTGATTTCTCACAATTTCTTGAAGTTTGATCACTAACTCATGGACCCCGCACATTTTGAAATCACATCTACCTGCTGACTGGGATGTGACCACAGATCACGTAATCTTAATTGCATAAATTGAACATAATGGTGAGGGTGTAAATGTTCTGAGTTTCTAGCACAATGTTAAAGCTACTATCCAAACATTTGCAAATGTTCAGTTTCAATGAACAttgtgagacaactctgttgtgatattgggctatacaaaataaattgaattgaattgaattgaattgaaatgtgtttacagcagctTAACCTAACTCATGAGGGTTTATGCAAAATGGACCTTATATAACAATCAGTTAGTGAGGTGTTTGTAGTAAACTTGGTGGTCAGATAAAAGATGTGACAGCCCACCAGGGTTGATGCTTACAGTCAAATTTTAGCCTGAATTTAAGGGTAAAATAACTTTGCTCTTGTCTTTCTTAAGTCTTTGCTGCTACAGGAGCTGCAACATTACAAATAGAGAGGTATCGTAACCCAGTAATGCAGGAATGATCCCTCAAGGTACCCGAACACATCTCTGCAGATCTATGCAGAGAAGGGTGTTATGGAAACCTGTTGGTCAGATAGAGAAGAGAACGACCAAGAAAAGACCTCTGAATGACACTTGTGACCCATGACTATTCACTTTTGCAAGCCACCAGCTGATGGCTGCACTATATGAGGTAGAAACCatgaaggaaaatgtgtgtttggcAATGTATGACAACATGGTGTTAATATAAgaaatatcaaatatgataaACATGTTTACATCAAACATGCATTACCTACAGCCCTGATAGCACCAGACACCAGTGGGGTCAAAACCACTTGCCATAAGAAAGCTGCTTTTATAAGATTTTGTGCTTCCCTGGCTGTAGATTAAAAAACAAGTAGATGCTTAACAAAATGATCAGGCTCAATACATGCAAAGACACTATAATTTGGTATGTCCTTCACCCAACCTACATGCATTAACAACTATATATGAAGAGTACATAATGCTGATGATGAGAAGAATCAGTCtgtggaaaaggaaaataataaagcCAAACCCCAACTGAGCTCATCACACCACCACAGCTTGTGCACAGTATTTACCATTCAGCAAAACATTAGGCAGCAGTCTGGCTGATGTTAGCTGTGTCACAGGTTGGCCACCAACAAAAATAACACCTGCTAAGCATTagtattcaatcaatcaatcaatcaatcaatcaatcaatctttatttatatagcgccaattcataacagcgttatctcaagactctttccataaagagcaggtctagaccaaactctttaattagagagagacccaacattaaggattcaagaatccccacatgagcagcatcagttattagattaggaaacagtggaggaagaactcccctttaacaggaagaaacctggaacagacccaggctcaatgtgggcggcttctgtcagggtctgtgttgggtggaggtttggaaagagagagagagacacacagagagagagagagagagagagacacacacacacacagggagagagagagagtattgTTGCTTTTCATCTGTCAAATTCTGCATTAATATTCAATAAATTGGGAATTAATATTCCCAACTAATGTTTGGGTTTTGCAGTCTAAAATAATCTAAATTGCACAGTGCATGGTCATCATTATGTCCGGGGCTTTTGAGGATGGAGCACCTGAGAAAACATACAGAGCCAAGGTGGTGGTGCCTGTTTAGGGAGAGTAACAACTACTGAGGCACTTGATCAGTGAGACAGGTGATGACACTCACTGAAGTATGATGGTTATTCTGTCTCTAGGAGGCACTACATTTTTATTGATCGCACCGAGAAACTTCATTCTGTCACATAATATAAttgtaattattaataaaatgaagAATTGAAAATATGATTTGATAATGATTATCATAAGTAATATATCATATGGTCTTTTCTTCATACCCCAGGTCTTCTACCTGTTTGAGCCTCTCTATCATGTCCAATTGGCGCTGCTTCCTCGACTGGCACAGAGTCGGAACCTGGCTGAGAGGAGGGTGATGCTGGGGGCAGCCAGAGACCTTCTCAGGTCCCTGTACCACTGTCACCTCAACAGTCTGGAGAGTTACATACGCCCCCGCCCTGCCAACCACTCCACTGACAAGCTGTTCAGACGAGGAGCTAGTAAGAGACACGTATTAGCGCTCACTCGATGATGTTGATACTACAGCTGTTTTTGTGATGCATTGCCATCCTCTTACAGTTCCTTGTATTGTATGTGTCCTCTCTTTAGGCCGGTCTCTTTGCTCCCCCCCTTTATGTGAGGCTCCTCTGGGCCAAGAGGGGCAGAGCCTGGTGCTGGCTGATGAGGGGGAGTGTGTGAAGAGGTGCGGGCCGCTCAATGTGTCACTGGCTGCTGACGTCTGTCGAGCAAAGCGCCTCGTAGCCATCAAGACAGTAAGGATTCCCCAAATCAGCGACCTCAGAGCACTGATCGAGGACCCAAGACTCAACCTGAAGGTAGAGAAATAATCACAGCTAGtattatatttaaaacaaaacttccTTTCGTTTTACAGTTTTGGCCATTCAACTCAGAGCTGTAGACCTGAGACTGGTGTCAGGAAAATAATgatttgcagctattttcatGTCTAATAGTGCAGAACAACGTTACGGCCATCCGTGTTTACAGGTCTGCAAAAATAGTGGTTTGCATTTtgtgtgaaaacagtgaaaaatgtcagtgttgtagGAAAACAGTTAAGATAAGCCTCTTCTGCATCTCAGTCATTCTGTcgtgtgtgcctgtgtctgtctgtctgtctgtctgtctgtccatacCTGATATGTTGTGATCCACTAACATTTGGCACAATATGAGCTGAatcatttcttttatctttgcTGCCATGTTGAGTGGAGGGGACTGGGGTTGGTTGGAATACTTTTCACTTTCGGCCTTATTTGTCTCATATAATTTGTGTAAGAATATTCTAACCAGTAAGAAATGAAAGGTCAGGGTCTCAGAAAGATTAAGAtatgttttaaactaaaaaggtctgtacagcacctttctggtcatttcgactactcaaagcacttttatgtcacatcctcattcaccatcattcattcaggaggaatctaagctggaggagaatattctttcacacactgaagctgcttcaggagctagttggggttcagtgtcctgcccaaagacacttcgacatgctgactcagaggagccgGGGGTCGCACTGctgaccttccgattgatgtatgacccactctacctctgagccaacATTAGTACTGAATGCTGGGATAGCAGCCATTAGGAAAGAGAATACCAAATAGGTTCATTTGTGCAGTTGATTTCACACTGTGTAACTTCACTTGAAGTCATATCAAATacttaaaagcaaaaaataataaaagcgCTCGATTCAGTTGTTAAAAATAGTTTATTAAGCATGCTGAATCTGAATGAAGCTGTGTGGCCAGTGGGATGCCACGTGTGCCCTCTGTTGGCCACCTGCCACTGAAATGATAGAATGATGACGAATCTTACTTAAATAGCACTGTTCAATAAC
Proteins encoded:
- the LOC139225506 gene encoding carbohydrate sulfotransferase 1-like — encoded protein: MQCSWKSMVLLALASIAIQYTAIRTFSTKPLSLLCSVGLAPTGHAVNCSLKDLTRLGQETLQGSDQGCDDVISHTMPSPSLSLPSHDASKRTHILILATTRSGSSFVGQLFNQHPEVFYLFEPLYHVQLALLPRLAQSRNLAERRVMLGAARDLLRSLYHCHLNSLESYIRPRPANHSTDKLFRRGASRSLCSPPLCEAPLGQEGQSLVLADEGECVKRCGPLNVSLAADVCRAKRLVAIKTVRIPQISDLRALIEDPRLNLKVVQLVRDPRGILASRIETFRDTYRLWRLWRATGRRPHNLDLGQINSVCEDFLRSVSTGLARPAWLRGRYMLLRYEDLARFPLQKTRQLYSFLGLVLDHSVESWIINNTRGSSDLSSRQKFTTVRDSAANAENWRVKLSFDMVVYTQTACQPLLELLGYKTVFHPRELRNLSHSLVEDKMFLPFF